AACGACATGCGCCGCGTGGTCGCACGGGCCTTCACCGGCAAGAGCATGCAGAAGCTGCGGCCGACCGTGCAGAAGACCGCCGACAGCCTGCTGGACGGCATGGAGCGGCACGGTTCGCCGGCGGACCTGGTCGAGCACCTGCACGGCCCGTTCCCGCTCGCGGCGGTCGCCGACCTGCTGGGGATGCCGCAGGACATGCGCCGGAACATGACCTCCTGGGCGAACGTGATCATGACGCCCGGTCCGGCTCCCGACAAGAGCACCGACGCGCTGAAGACGGTGCGCGAGTGCGTCGTCGCCCTGCTCGCCATGCGGCGGGAGAAGCAGAGCGACGACCTGGCCGGGGTGCTCGCCGCGGCCGCCGACGCCGGCGAGATCACCGATCCTGAGGCCGTCTCCATCGCCACCGCGATCCTGGTGAGCGGTGCGCACGCGGTGCGCAACAACAGCGCGAACATGATCTTCGCACTCCTCACCCATCCGGAGCACCTCGAACGGCTGCGCAGGGATCCGGAGCTGATCCCCCAGGCCGTCGACGAGCTGCTGCGCTTCATCCCGCACCGCAGCGGGGTGGGCCTGCCGCGGATCGCCACGCGGGACGTGGACATCGCCGGCGTCACGGTCAAGGCCGGCGAGACGGTGTACTCCTCGTACCTGGCGGCCAACCGCGACCCGGAGGTCTTCCCGAACCCCGACACGCTGGACTTCGACCGCGGGCCCATCGCCCACATGGCCTTCGGGAACGGTCCCCACCACTGCGTCGGCTCGATGCTGGCCCGGATGGAGTCCGAGATCATCGTCACCACGCTGCTCGACCGCTACCCGCGCCTGGCCCTGGCCGTGCCGCGCGAGCAGATCGAGTGGCAGGCCGGGGCGCTGATCCGCGGGCCCAAGACCCTGCCGGTGTCCTGGTGATACGCCGGCACCGGATAAGGGTGGTCCGGGGCAGCCCTGACCACATAGAACTGGCGGCCCTCACGGCCGCCCTGGTCATCCTGGCACGGACGGCCCCCGTGCCCCGTGCGCCGCATTCCACCCGCCACCGGCGTGCCCACTGGGACCGCAATCTGGCGTCGGTGGTGCACCATCCCGCGCACTCGTGGCGCGCCCGCCCGGGCTCCCCCTTCGTCTAGCGGGGCCCGTCAGTGCCGGCGGGGCCCGGCCGGGCCCCGTCGGCGGCAGTCCGTCAGGCGCGGCCCGGCTTGGGCGCGGCCGGGGCCGGGGTCGCGGAGCCGGCCGCAGGCGCCGGGCCGGTCGCGGTCGCCGAACCGGCCGAGGGCGACGGGGCGGCCGGGCTCGCCGGGCTCTGCGGATCGCAGGTGACCTCGTCGCGCGGGGTGTAGTGCGTGCGGTAGGTCTCCCGCTTGACCTCCTGCCCGCCCTGGACGAAGACCCGGTCGACGGAGACGTCGAAGCCTTCCAGCGGGGTCTGGACCTCACAGGTCGGACCGGAGCCCGTGCGCTTGGCCGGCGGGGTGGTGTTCGTCCGCGGGCCCTCGGTCGCGCGTATCTCGTCGTACTTCTTCGTGCCGAGCAGGCTGATGGTCACCGAGGTGTCGGTGGACTCCGCCCGGACGTAGATGGCGTGGCCCGAGTCGTTCTTCCAGCGCAGGTCGAGGGTGCCCCAGGCGACGGTGGCCTCGCGGCCCGCGGGGTACCGCTCGATGTAGAAGGAGTGGGCCCCGTGCTCCACGGGCTTGACGCCCGCGAAGAACATGGCGTTGTACATGGTCGTCGCGACCGCCGAGACACCGCCGCCGGGGGACTTCACGAACTGGCCGTCGTTGATCATGATGCCGTCGACGAAGCCGTTCTCCTTGGTCCGCTCGCCGACCGTCTTGTTGAAGCTCCACGTCTCGCCCGGCAGCACGACGGAGCCGTTGATCCGCTCCACGGCCCGGCCGATGTTGGTGGTGCGGTACGGCGCGGCCGGGAACTTGACGGTGAAGGAGGACACCTTCTCCTTGATGCCGAGGCGCTGTGCGCTCTCGGCGGTCAGGCGCGGGTGGACCGTCTTCACGGCGACCTCGCCGCTGCGGGCGGCCCCCGAGCGCGTCAGCAGCGGGACGACGGCGTCGGCGAAGGCCTTCTCGGTGACCTGGATCCCGGAGCGCCCGTCCTGGGCGACGACCGCCCGGCCGGCGGAGTCGACGCGGAAGGTGGCCCCGCGGGAGGGGCTGGTGGCCGCGGCCACCTGCCGGGCGACCGCGGGGTCGGCCAGCAGCCCCTTGGAGTCGAGCTTCGGAACCAGCCGGCCCTGGGCATCGGGCTCGACCGCCAGGTGCCGGCCGAGCACGGCGGGGGTGAGGGTCACGGGCTTTCCGGCCACGGTGAGCGTGATCGGGCCGGACATCGCGGGCTCGGCGAACTCCTTCAGGGCCCGCGCGGTCTCCTGCTGACCCACGGCGGGCGGCTTCTGGTCCACCGGGAGCGTGACCGGACCGCCCTGTGGGTGCAGGTAGGCGGCGCGGACGGTGTCGGCCGCCTCGTCGGCGCGCACGGCGATTCCGGTGACGGGGGCGGTCGCCTTGGCGGTGCCGCCCTCGAAGGTGACGTCGCCGTCGCGGGCCTCTCGTCCGACGGCGGCGATCCGGTCGACCTCGGCCGTGCTCGTCGGACCGTCCGTACGGATCACGGGCTCGACCTCGCGGTCCTCGGCGGGGGTGAGCAGCCGCCCGATCACGGTCACGGGGTCCGCTCCCGCCTGCGCGGCGCGGTCGACGGTGGCGGCGGTGTCCAGGGACAGCCCGAAGGCGGCGGGGGCGGCCTGCTCGGTGCGGTCGCCGATCCGCAGCTCCATCGGGGTGGCCGCGGCCGCCCCGAGCGTGCGGTCGAGGGCCGCCTTGGCCTCCGCAGGGCTCATGCCGCCGATGTCGACTCCGCGCACGTGGGTGCCGTCGACGATGGCATCGCCCGCCACGGCCAGACCGGTGAGGTAGAGGCTGCCGAAGCCGAGGACGGCGGCCCCACCCACGAGGGGAAGGGCTGTCCGCCGGTTGATCGTGAGGCGGTGTACGCGTCGCATGTCTCTTGTCTCTCCCGGTGCCGGTGGCGCTGGTACGTCGGTGTGGACCGGGAACCAGCATTCACCAATTCGGACTAACCGGGGCAAAAATGTGCCTGTTGTCACGAGAGGGACCGGTCGGCGCACCATCGGGACCGAGGCCACCGAAGTAAGGCCACTTAGGTTGGATTGGCCCTGTCCGGCCGTCCGGGGGATGCCACATCGTGAGGCCTGTCGGTCTTTGGCTCCCTGAAAGGCTCCACCGGTGCCCCTCGCCCCCGCCCGCCCCGCGCGGCGTCTCACGCGTCGACTCCTGCAGCTCTACGTCGGGCTCGCCCTGTACGGCGCGAGCTCGGCGTTCCTCATCCGCGCGGGTCTGGGGCTGGACCCGTGGGACGTCTTCCACCAGGGGCTCGCCGAGCTCACCGGGTGGAGCATCGGCACGGTCTCCGTGGCCGTCGGGGCACTGGTCCTGCTGCTGTGGGTGCCCCTGCGGCAGCGGCCGGGGCTGGGCACCGTCTCCAACGTGTTCGCCGTCGGCCTGTCCATGGACGCCACGCTCGCGGTGATGCCGGACGTGCACGGCACGCTCGCGCAGGCCGCCGTGCTGTCGGCCGGCATCGTCCTCAACGGTGTCGCGACCGGCCTCTACATCGCCGCCCGCTTCGGGCCCGGGCCCCGCGACGGCCTCATGACCGGACTGCACCGGCGGACCGGGCGGTCGCTGCGGCTGGTGCGGACCGGGATCGAGCTCACGGTCCTCGCGGCCGGGGTCCTGCTGGGCGGCACGGCCGGCGTCGGCACCGTGGCGTACGCGCTGGCCATCGGCCCGCTCTCGCAGATCTTCCTGCGCGTGTTCGCCCTGCCCGGGGAGGAAGGCTCCCCGGCGGCCGGCGGCCGGGTCGCCGCGCGGTCCCCGAAGCCGGCACCGACTGCGGCTCAGGCTCCGGCTCGGGGCTGACGGCCGCCGCCGCCCTTGCGGAGGATGTCCCTTCGGGCGGTACGGGGTGTCTTGCCGCTCATCCGACCTGTCGGCGGACCAGCTCGTGGAACAGGCCCGCCGTATCGGCGAGCAGTTCGGCGGGCGGCCCCTGCTGGGCGACCCGACCGTCCGACATCACGATGACCCGATCGGCGTCCATGACGGTGGACAGCCGGTGGGCGATCACGATGCGGGTGGCGCGCAGGGCGCGGGTGGACTCGATGACCACGCGCTGGGCCTCGTTGTCCAGCGCGCTGGTGGCCTCGTCCAGGAAGAGGATGCGCGGTTTGCCGATGAGCGCCTGGGCGATCATCAGCCGCTGGCGCTGGCCGCCCGAGACGGTGCCGCCGCCGTCGGCCAGCACGGTGTGCATGCCCATGGGCATGGCCTTGATGTCCTCGGCGAGGCCCGCCAGGGCGGCGGCCTCCGCGGCCTCCTCGAGGGAGTACGCGCCGGAGCCGCGGATGCAGTCGAGGATCGAGCCGGAGAACGGCTGCGCGTTCTGCAGGACGACACCGCACTGGCGGCGTACGGCCGCCTGGTCGAGTGCGGCCAGGTCCTGGCCGTCGTACAGCACGCTGCCGGAGCCGGGCCGGTCGAAACCGATGAGCAGGCGCAGCAGGGTCGACTTGCCGCAGCCGCTGGCCCCGACGACCGCGACGAACTCGCCGGGCCGCACCTGGAAGGACACGTCGTCCAGGACGAGCGGGCCGTCGTCGGCGTACCGGTAGGAGAGGTTCTTCACCTCGACGGCGCCGCTGAGCTCGCCCGGCCGGATACTGGAGCCCCGTACCTCGGGGGTCGCCTCGAGGAGCGGCTTGACCTGCTCGAACATCGGCTGCACGGCGGCGGCCGAGAGGAGGGCGCCGGTCAGCTGGGTGGCCGAGGACAGCATCATCGTCACGGCGGTGCTGAACGTGAGGAACTCGCCGGCGGACATGCTGCCCCGGGCCGGGCCGGCCAGCAGCATGAACATCACGAGCGTGCACAGCGGCAGATAGACCGCGTTGAGCACCGTGACGACGTTCTTGATCCGGCCGATGCGCTGCTGGAGCTCGCGGGTACGGGCGAACTCCCGCGCCCACGCGGCGTACGCGAAGCTCTCGGCCGCGGCCACGCGCAGCTTGGGCAGCCCCCGCAGGGTCTGGAACGCCTGGTTGCCGAGCTTGTTGCCGATCGTGATCAGCCGGCGCTGGTAGCGGAGCTGCCACAGCCCCAGGCCCAGGAAGACGACGGCGATGGCGAGCAGCATGGCGACCGCGGCCAGCGCCAGCGGCACGCTGTAGACGAGCAGCAGCACGAGGTTGATCGTGCCGACGGTGCCCGCCTGCAGCGACACCGAGACGATGCCGGACAGCACGGTGCGGATGGAGCTGATGCCCATGGCCGCGCCGGCCAGTTCCCCGGTGGAGCGGCCGGCGAAGAACGTCACCGGCAGCCGGAGCAGCCGGTCCCACACGGCCGGCTGCAAGGTGGCCTCGATGCGGCCCTCCATGCGCAGGAGGGAGATGTTCTGCAGCAGCATGAAGGCGGCCGAGACCACGCCGGTCGCGATGAGCGCCAGAGCGGTCTGCACGATGAGGCTCTCCTCGGCGTGCGGGACGTACGCGCCGAGCACCCGGCCGGTGGCCACGGGGACGACCGCGCCGAGGCCGACGGCGCCCAGCCCGCCCACGACGAGGCTGCGCAGGTCCGCGCCGCTGCCGCGCACGCTGAAGCGCAGCAGGTGCAGCAGGCCGGGCTTCTGGTCGGGCAGCGGGCGGTAGAACATGACGGCGTGCGGCTCGAAGGCGTCCGCGCCGTCCTGGCCTAGGCGTTCGCGCGTGCCGGCGGCGGGGTCGACGGCCTCGTACCGGCCGCGCCGCCACAGCAGCGCGACGGGGGTCCCGTCGTCCGCGCGCCGGCCGACCAGGGGTCCGCTGTTCTCCCGCCACCAGCGTCCGCCGAGCTGGACGGCGCGGGTGCGGATCCGCGAGGCGAGCGCGATGCGTTCGACGGGGTCCGTCCGCTCGGAGGCCGCGGCGCCGCCGCCCGTGGGCTCGGTCAGGGCGATGCCGGCTTCCGCCGCGGCCAGGCGGCACACGGCGAACGTCGCGTCGTGGCCCGCGTCGCGGCGCGAGCCCCTGCGGGAGCGGCCGATGGAGGCGAGCAGGGTGCGGTCCGCCTGGGTGCGGGCGGCCTCGCCGGCCTCGATGCCGGCGGCCGTGCGGTCCTCGTGGGCGCGCTCGTCCTGCTCGATCCAGCGGTCCAGGGCGTCCAGCAGCCGGTACTGCTGGTCCACCATGCCCTGCCACACGGCCCCGTCCACGAGGAGCGTGCCGGCGGGTGCGGACATCCCGACCGCGGCGTGGTGGGTCTCGTACACGGCGCCGTACTGCACGCTGCCCGGCGGGATCTGCATCCACAGGATGTCCTCGTCGGCCCCGCCGGTCCCGGCGGTGGCACGGCCTTCCAGCGGCGCCTGGTACAGCACGCGCAGACCACGGCCGATGCCGCGGGCGAAGGCGTCCTCGAGGGGGCTGGGCGCCGCGTCGGCGAACCCGTTCTGCCAGGGATCGGCGTGCCATCCCCAGGCTCCGTCCGCGGGGACCCCCTGGGCTCCGTGCTCGGGACGGTACAGCTCGCGCAGCTCGATGCGGCGCAGTACGCAGCCCTGCAGCGGGCGCCCGGTCAGCGTGTGGGCGGGGCCCTCGGCCGGGCCCAGGAGCAGCGTGCCCGACTCGAGCCGGCCCAGGAAGTGCCAGTGGCCCGCCTGGGCGGCATCGACGGCGAACAGGTCCAGCTCGCCCTGCACGACGAGCCACAGGACGAGCGGACCTTCCAGCGACAGGCTGCGCAGGCCCGTGCAGTCGACCGGCGTGCCGAGGGCGCCGAGGGCCGCCACGACCGGATCGGGCGCGATGTGGGCCTGGTGGGGCTCGTAAGTCTGGTGGGCCTGATCGGGCGTGTAAGCCATGTGGGTCTGGTGGGTCTGGTAGGTCTCGTGGGTCTGGTGGGGGGATGTCACGTCAGTGCTCCTTCACCAGTCGGGCGTACGCGCCCTGCGCGGCGATCAGATGCTCGTGCCGTCCGCGTTCCACGACCGTGCCCCGGTCGAGCACGACGATCTCGTCGCTGTCGCGCACGGTGCTCAGCCGGTGGGCGATCACCACGCAGGCGCAGCCTCGGCGCCGCAGGTTGTCGATGACGATCTGCTCGGTCGCCGCGTCCAGGGCGCTGGTCACCTCGTCCAGGATCATGACGCTGGGACGGCGCACCAGGGCGCGGGCGATCTCCAGGCGCTGGCGCTGGCCGCCGGAGAAGTTGCGGCCGTCCTGCTCGACGCGGCTGTGGATGCCGCCGGCGCGGCGCCCGACCACGTCGTACACGGCGGCGTCCTGGAGGGCTGCGATGACGGCCTCGTCCGGGATGGAGGGGTCCCACAGCGCGACGTTGTCGCGGACGGTGCCCTCGAAGAGGAAGACGTCCTGGTCCACGAAGGAGACGGAGGCGGCCAGCGCGCCGCGCGGGATGTCCTCCAGCCGCATCCCGTCGATGCGGATGGCGCCGGCCCAGGGGGTGTAGAGGCCGGAAATCAGCCGGGAGACGGTGGATTTGCCGCTGCCGGAGCCGCCGACGAGCGCGACCTGCTGCCCGGGGCCGACCGCGAGCGAGACGTCCTTCAGCAAAGGCGCGTCCAGCGGGCTGTAGCCGAAGGTGATGCCGTCCAGCTCCACGTGCCCCTTGAGCCGGCGGGTACCGGCGGCGGCCTCACCCCGCGCGTGCCGCAGGTAGAGCGGGTCGACGGGGAAGTTCTCGACGTCCTTCAGGCGGGCGACGTCGGCGGCGAAGTCCTGGATCCGGCCGGCCACTCCGCCCAGGCGGGTGATCGGCGCGGTGAAGCTGGTCACCAGGGCCTGGAAGGCGACGAGCAGGCCGACCGAGAGGTGCCCCTCCACCGCCCGCAGGCCGCCGATCATCAAGATCAGCGCGCTGTTGAGCGCGGCCAGCGTCGGCGCGACGACGGCCAGCCAGGCGCTGGGGACGCCGAGCCGCTGCTGCACGTCGAGGGTGACGGCGTGCTGGCCGGCCCAGCGGCGGAAGAAACCGTTCTCCCCGCCGGTCGCCTTCATCGTCTCGATGAGCTGGAGGCCGCTGTACGAGGTGTTGGTGAGCCGGGCGCTCTCGGCGCGCAGCTTCTGGGTGCCGGTGGCCCGTACCCGCATCACGATCCGCACGGCGGCGATGTTGAGCAGCGCGATGAGCACTCCGACGGCGGTGAGCTGCGGGTCGTACGTCCACAGCAGCACCGCGTAGAGCACGACCACCACGGCGTCGACGCCCGCGGCGGCCAGGTCCCGGGCGAGGGTCTCGGCGACCGCGTCGTTGGACTGGAGGCGCTGGACCAGGTCGGCCGGGTTGCGCTGGGTGAAGAAGGCGACCGGGAGCCGGAGCAGGTGCCGCAGGAAACGGGCGCTGCCGAGCGTCGAGGAGATGATGCGGCCGCGCAGCAGGTTGGCCTGCTGCAGGGAGGTGAGTACGGCGGTGAGCACCAGGGCCGCCGCCATCGAGGCGAAGAGCACGCCCAGCAGGGACGTCTGCTCGCCGATGAGGAACATGTCGATGTACGTACGGCTCAGCGCGGGCACCGTCGCACCGACGGCCACCAGCAGGAGGCTGGAGACCACGGCGGCGAGCATGGTGCCCGACGTGCCGCGCAGACGGGCCGGCAGCGCGCTCATGACGCCCTGCTTGCGGCCGGTGCGGCGGAAGCCCGGGCCGGGCTCGAAGACGAGCGCGATGCCGGTGAAGCCGGTGTCGAACTCCTCCATGGGGACGAACCGGCGCCCCTTGCCGGGGTCGTTGATGTACACGCCCCGGCGGCCGAGGCGGCGGCCCATGCCCTCGTAGACGACGTAGTGGTTGAACTCCCAGAAGAGGATGGCCGGCGGGTTCACCCCGGCGAGCGCGGCCAGGTCCATCTGCATGCCCTTGGCCGTGAGCCCGTAACCGCGGGCGGCCTTGAGGAGGTTGCCGGCGCGGGAGCCGTCCCGGGACACCCCGCAGGCGATGCGCAGCTCCTCCAGGGGCACGAAGCGGCCGAAGTGGCCGAGCACCATGGCCAGCGCGGCGGCGCCGCACTCCACCGCCTCCATCTGCAGCACGGTGGGCGTGCGTACGGTACGGGGCGTGCGGCCCTTGGGGACGGCCGGACGGCGGCGCCGGCGCCCGCCGGGCGCGACCCGGGCGGCCGGGGGCCGGGAGCGGGGCCGGTTCGGGGAGGTGTGCTGCGGCACGGTCACGGGAGCAGCCAATCGACGGGGCGCTGTGCGGCGAGGTGGACGGCTCCGGTGACCGGTGTCGTGGAGTCGACGGGGTACGGGGGCCCGCCCGCGGAGGACCACCGGTAGCCGGAGGTGGTCGCGGAGGAGCGTTCGAGCTGCACGAGCACGGCGACGGGGTCGCCCTGGCGGGCGAACTGGGCGGCGAGGCGGGAGTCGCCGAGGAAGCCGCTGAGCTGCGCCTGCGTCTGGGGCGCGCGGCCGACTTCCTTGACGCGCCCGCGCAGCACGCCGAACTGCTGCTGGGGGGCGGACTGGACGGTCAGGTCGACCGGGGCGCCCACGCGGATCTCCGCGCCGCTGCCGCCGGACACGTAGAGCACGGCCACCAGCGGGTCGTCCGTGTTCTTCACGCGTTCCACGGTCGCCACGTCCGCGCCCGTCGTGACGACGGAGCCCGTCTTGGCGACCAGGGTCGTCACCCGCCCTCCGGCCACCACGCGTACGGTCCGCTCACCCTGGTCCGTGGCGAGCTGGAGCAGCGGCGCGCCGGGGGACAGCAGTTGGCCCTCTTCGGCAAGCACGGCGGTGACCTGTCCGGCGAAGGGGCTCTGCAGCAGATAACTGCCCTCGGCATGCGTGAGGATGCCGGGTGCGCTCAGCTTGGAGGAGACGGATCCGGTGAATGCCCAGAAAGCCGCGGCAGCCATGACGACGACGGTGACGGCGAGAACGAGTCGGCCCTGCGGGCGTGCGAAACGTACGGGCAGATCGAGCTCTTCCGGCGATTGCAGCTTGGAGAGCGCCTTTTGACGGAACTGCACGAACTATCCTTCGCCTGCATTCTGCATTCTTGAAACGGGCACCCGTGAACCCCGGAACGAAGACGTCCCGGGGTTCACGCGCGCTGCCGGCCGGCTCGGCTCAGAGGCCGGCGACACCGGCGCGGACGCCGACGATGCCCTCGACCTGGCCGGGCAGGGCCAGCGCACCGTGGACCGTGTCCAGCGAGGTCACGGTGTTCACGACGTGGAAGACGTCGCCGGTGACGGCGCCGAGGAGGCCACCGGAAATGCTGACACCGCCGGAAACCGCGTCCAGTTCGTCGTCGGCGATCTCACGGGTCTCGATGTCGTTACGCATGATGTGCGCACCCTTCAGTTGTCTGAATGTTTCTCAAATGGCGTGGGCGGTCTGCAACAAGGCGGTCCGACCACTTCCGAACATCACTTCGGTGGGCAGATGTAAGCACGCGAACGGGTCGCCCGGCCAACCGTGTTGACGCTCCCTCTCGCGCCAGGTGACCGTTCCCCCGGCGGGCTTTCCGATTGATTCGACGGATCGCCACGGGTTCTCCACAAGATCGAGTAACAAAACAAAACACCCCACCACCCCCACACCGCAAACCCACCCAAACCCTCGCCGCGGACGCAGGCCGCCACCACAGCTCGAGGGAGAGATGTAACGGGAGGTACCCCCTCCACTTTCACCGCGTGAAGATTTCCGGGAGCGGCATTCCGTGACGGGCCGACCACGATCCGTGCCGATCGGCGCCCTCCCGGCTATGGTCGGCCCCATGGAACGAGTGCGCAGCCGAGTGATCGTCCACGGCGTGGTGCAGGGCGTCTTCTTCCGCGACACCTGCCGCCGCACCGCCGTCGATCGCGGCGTGGCCGGCTGGGTGCGCAACCTCCCGGACGGGACCGTCGAGGCGGTGTTCGAAGGACCCGCGGCCGCCGTCGCCCGCATGGTCGACTGGGCCCACCGAGGCCCGAACGGCGCCGACGTGACCCGCGTCCAGCTCCAGGAGGAACAGCCCGAGGCCCTGGAAGGCTTCGAGATCCGCGCCTGAACCCACCCGCCGAAAAAACGGAGAGGCCGTCCTCCCCCGAAGGGGAGAACGGCCTGCGCGGATTCCATCCGTCCGCCGTGCTGGGGCGGAGTCTTCCGGCGGGTGCGCCGGCCTCGTGGCGCTCGACCGCACCAGCCGAATGGAACCCCGGCACGTGCACCCCGTAAGCCGCTCGACAGCGGCCCAGGCCGTCTAGCTGCCGGCCGCTTCGGTTTCGTGGCTGCGGGCCGCGGGGCGGCCCGACACTCGGACCTCCAGCGCTTGCTTCGCCTGCGGCCATTCCGGCCGGGTGATGCTGTACACCGCCGTGTCGCGTATCCAGCCGTCCCGCATGACCATGTGGTGCCGCAGGACACCCTCGTGCGTCGCGCCCAGCCCGGATATCGCCGACCGCGACTTCGTGTTCCGTACGTCCGTGAGCAGCTCGACCCGGTTCATCCCCATCACCTCGAAGGCATGCTTCAGCATCAGCAGCTTCGCCTCGGTGTTCATGCCGGTTCGCTGCCAGGACTCCGCGAGGAAGGTCCAGCCGATCTCCAGCCGACGCTGCGCGGTGTTGATCATCATCAGCCGCGTCGAGCCGATGACCCGCCCGGTGGCCGCGTCCACCGTCGCGTACGGGAGCTGCGTGCCCTCGGCGCGGGCCGCCGTCGCGTCTTCGATGAAGCCGCGGACATCATCCGGGTGCGGGACGAGCGTCACCGCGAGATTCCACAGGCTGCCGTCGCGAACCGCCTCGCACAGCCCGTCGTGATGCCGGAGCTCCAGCGGCTCGAGCCGCACACGCTCCCCCGTGAGCGCCGCCGGCTCCGCCGACGCCTTCGCCCGCTCCATGTCCGCCCCGCCCGTCCCCGTGATCGCCACCGACGGCCAGACCCTATCCGCCGCCGACGATCACGACACCGGGTTTTCCCCGTGCAACAACAGGCCCGGCCCGCCCGGGCGCCGTGGCGGCAGGCGACCGCCGATGCGCCTCACGCAGGATGGCAGACTGCGCGGATGATCGATGATCTCCCCTCCGGCCTGATGGCCCGGCACCTCGCCGACGGCGACCATCTCCGTGTGCTCGCCGTACTGGACGCGTGGTGGGGCGGCCTCAAGGGAGAGGCGGGGTCGACGGAACGTGCGCTGCTGCTGCCCCGGCTGTACTTCCAGCACTTCACCACCACCAGCTTTCTGGTCGAACACGACGGTGGCGAGATTGCCGCCTTCCTGGTCGGTTTCCTCTCGCAGACAGAACCCGAATCCGCCTATGTGCACTTCGTCGGCGTCGACCCGGCGCTGCACGGGCAGGGTGTCGGGCGCGCCGTCTACCGGGCCTTCTTCGAGCTCGCCCGGTCGCATGGGCGCCGTTACGTGAACTGCATCACCAGCCCGGAGAACACGGCGTCACAGGCATTTCACACCCGGCTCGGCTTCACGGCCTCGGGCGTGAAGGCGGACTACGACGGCCCCGGACTCGCCCGGGTGGCGTTCACCATCGACCTTTCCGGTGATCCGGGGGCCACCCGCTAGACAAGTGGATCCGAGTCGCAGAGCAGCGGCGGGGCGGCCCGGCCCTCGCCTTCCTCCTGTCTCGTCGTCGGTCTCCACGAACAGTGCGCTCAAAAGGGTGTTCAGGTCGGCCGTCACACGCTGATCTCGAACACCGTCGCGGTCCACTACGGCGGCGACCAAGCGGCCGCCGCGGAAACAGTGGCGCTGATCGCCGAGGCCAGCGGCTCGGCGTTCGCGGTGCGGGCCAGGTTCGGCGAGAGCGGCGCGGTGGACCGGTTGTGTCGGCGCGTTGACGTCGCACCGGGCGGGGCGGTGGCCCAGATGTCCAGCAGTTGATCGGCCGCACGGAAATTGTCGGGTGAATCCACGTTGCACACGACGGTCACGGCCGTGTTGCGGTCCGGGCTGACCTTGAAGGTGCTGTGGAATCCCTCCCAGTCGCCGCGATGCACCAGGCTCTTGTCGGGCAGAAGGAGGATTCCGGCCCCGTACCGCCCTTGTTCGATGCCGCGCGGGCGCAGGACGTCACCCACGCTCACGGCTCCCTCCGTGACTCCGGTGAGCAGTTCCGTGCCACCGATGCGACCGGTGCGGTAGTTGTCGGCCCAGCGGACGAATTCCCCGGGAGTGGCTTGGACGGACCCGTCTCCGTACTGCTTCCAGGGGGAGGAATCGGGAGTGAAGGAGCCGTCCTTCGCGTCGTACGACTTCGCCTTTCCGGGAACGTCCACCGCCGGGGACAGCGTCATGCGCAGGTGCAGCGGGGTGAAGAATTCCTGTTGGAGGAAGGTCGGGAACGGCTTGCCGGTGACCCTCTCGACGACATGGGCCAGGAGGACGTAGTTGGAGTTGGAGTAGGAGAAACGCTTACCTGGCGGATCTTCCGGCCGTGAGGCGAGGATGGCTGCGATCGCTTCCTTCTGGCCGGCCGGATCCGTCAGCTCGATGCCCTTGGCCTCCAGCAGATCCTGGTAATCGGCAATGCCGCTGGTGTGACGCATCAGGTCGCCGAGCGTGACGTCCCGCGTCCAGGCGGGCGGGTTGTCGAGGAAGTCGGACAGGGGGTCCTTCAGCGCGAGCTGGTGCCGTCCGGCCAGCAAAAGGACGGCGTCCGCGGTGAATTGCTTGGAGTTGGACGCCATGTCGAAGACCGTCTTCGCGGTGATGGCGCGCCCGGTCGTCAGAGCCTGCGGGCTTGCGACACCGGCCAGTACGACCGC
The Streptomyces sp. NBC_01296 DNA segment above includes these coding regions:
- a CDS encoding GNAT family N-acetyltransferase, yielding MIDDLPSGLMARHLADGDHLRVLAVLDAWWGGLKGEAGSTERALLLPRLYFQHFTTTSFLVEHDGGEIAAFLVGFLSQTEPESAYVHFVGVDPALHGQGVGRAVYRAFFELARSHGRRYVNCITSPENTASQAFHTRLGFTASGVKADYDGPGLARVAFTIDLSGDPGATR
- a CDS encoding serine hydrolase domain-containing protein; translated protein: MHRTASLCTAGGAVVAVVLAGVASPQALTTGRAITAKTVFDMASNSKQFTADAVLLLAGRHQLALKDPLSDFLDNPPAWTRDVTLGDLMRHTSGIADYQDLLEAKGIELTDPAGQKEAIAAILASRPEDPPGKRFSYSNSNYVLLAHVVERVTGKPFPTFLQQEFFTPLHLRMTLSPAVDVPGKAKSYDAKDGSFTPDSSPWKQYGDGSVQATPGEFVRWADNYRTGRIGGTELLTGVTEGAVSVGDVLRPRGIEQGRYGAGILLLPDKSLVHRGDWEGFHSTFKVSPDRNTAVTVVCNVDSPDNFRAADQLLDIWATAPPGATSTRRHNRSTAPLSPNLARTANAEPLASAISATVSAAAAWSPP
- a CDS encoding acylphosphatase encodes the protein MERVRSRVIVHGVVQGVFFRDTCRRTAVDRGVAGWVRNLPDGTVEAVFEGPAAAVARMVDWAHRGPNGADVTRVQLQEEQPEALEGFEIRA
- a CDS encoding GNAT family N-acetyltransferase, which codes for MAITGTGGADMERAKASAEPAALTGERVRLEPLELRHHDGLCEAVRDGSLWNLAVTLVPHPDDVRGFIEDATAARAEGTQLPYATVDAATGRVIGSTRLMMINTAQRRLEIGWTFLAESWQRTGMNTEAKLLMLKHAFEVMGMNRVELLTDVRNTKSRSAISGLGATHEGVLRHHMVMRDGWIRDTAVYSITRPEWPQAKQALEVRVSGRPAARSHETEAAGS